One Streptosporangium sp. NBC_01495 DNA window includes the following coding sequences:
- a CDS encoding bifunctional FO biosynthesis protein CofGH, with translation MSANPTDNAMRRALARARDGKALDLAETTILLHARDEHLETLLDHAGRVRDAGLEAVGRQGIITYSRKVFIPLTRLCRDRCGYCTFATAPHKLESMFLSPDEVLEIARQGAAMGCKEALFTLGDRPEDRWHQAREWLDAHGYDDTLSYVRAMAVRVLEETGLLPHLNPGVLTWQDLQRLKPVAPSMGMMLETTSRRLFEEKGQAHYGSPDKDPAVRLRVLEDAGRTNVPFTSGILIGIGETVEDRAESLFALRRVAREYGGIQEIIVQNFRAKPDTAMRGMPDADLQELAAAIAVTRLVLGPKMRVQAPPNLVDSEYELMIRAGIDDWGGVSPLTPDHVNPERPWPQIDDLAARTAAAGFALRERLTIYPEFVLAGEPWLDPRLNAHVAALADPETGLAREDAVLTGRPWQEPDGGFVSVGRVDLHTAVDTEGRSADRRDDFDNVYGDWEALRERLPAASSIVRGDVREALRQAESDPAGLSDTQALVLLDLAGDQNGVGADDAALDELCRIADGLRREAAGDEVTYVVNRNINFTNVCYTGCRFCAFAQRRTDADAYTLSLEQVADRAWEGWQAGATEVCMQGGIHPDMPGTAYFDIARAVKARVPEMHVHAFSPMEVINGASRTNLSIEDWLVAAREAGVDSLPGTAAEILDDDVRWVLTKGKLPTREWVEVISTAHRVGLPTTSTMMYGHVDNHAHWVAHIRLIRRIQEETGGFSEFVLLPFVHHSAPIYLAGIARPGPTARENRAVHALARVLLHGAIANIQCSWVKLQDGLCREVLLGGVNDLGGTLMEETISRMAGSENGSFKTISEIEAMVAPTGRPVRQRLTGYGVPDAERVAAARASDGVCRSVRPNALPLLSLEPSAKL, from the coding sequence ATGAGCGCTAATCCCACCGACAACGCGATGCGCCGGGCTTTGGCCAGGGCCCGCGACGGCAAAGCTCTCGATCTCGCCGAAACCACAATTCTGCTGCACGCACGAGACGAACATCTGGAGACCCTCCTCGACCATGCCGGGAGGGTCAGGGACGCGGGCCTGGAGGCGGTCGGGCGGCAGGGGATCATCACCTACAGCCGCAAGGTCTTCATCCCTCTGACGCGGCTCTGCCGCGACCGCTGCGGATACTGCACGTTCGCCACCGCCCCGCACAAGCTGGAAAGCATGTTCCTGAGCCCCGACGAGGTGCTGGAGATCGCCAGGCAGGGCGCGGCGATGGGGTGCAAGGAGGCGCTGTTCACCCTGGGCGACCGGCCGGAGGACCGCTGGCACCAGGCCCGCGAGTGGCTGGACGCGCACGGCTACGACGACACGCTGTCCTACGTCCGCGCGATGGCCGTGCGGGTGCTCGAGGAGACCGGGTTGCTGCCGCACCTGAACCCGGGTGTCCTGACCTGGCAGGACCTGCAGCGGCTCAAACCGGTCGCGCCCTCCATGGGCATGATGCTGGAGACGACCTCGCGGCGGCTCTTCGAGGAGAAGGGGCAGGCGCACTACGGCTCGCCCGACAAGGACCCCGCGGTGCGGCTGCGCGTGCTGGAGGACGCCGGGCGGACGAACGTGCCGTTCACCAGCGGCATCCTCATCGGCATCGGGGAGACGGTCGAGGACCGCGCCGAGTCGCTGTTCGCGCTGCGCAGGGTGGCGCGCGAGTACGGCGGCATCCAGGAGATCATCGTCCAGAACTTCCGCGCCAAGCCGGACACCGCGATGCGCGGCATGCCGGACGCCGACCTACAGGAGCTGGCCGCCGCCATCGCGGTGACCCGGCTGGTGCTGGGGCCGAAGATGAGGGTGCAGGCCCCGCCGAACCTGGTCGACTCCGAGTACGAGCTGATGATCAGGGCGGGCATCGACGACTGGGGCGGCGTCTCGCCGCTCACACCCGACCACGTCAACCCCGAGCGCCCCTGGCCGCAGATCGACGACCTCGCCGCCCGTACGGCCGCCGCCGGGTTCGCGCTGCGCGAGCGGCTGACCATCTACCCCGAGTTCGTGCTGGCGGGGGAGCCCTGGCTCGACCCGAGGCTCAACGCGCACGTGGCCGCCCTGGCGGACCCGGAGACCGGGCTCGCCCGCGAGGACGCGGTCCTGACCGGCCGCCCCTGGCAGGAGCCGGACGGCGGTTTCGTCTCCGTGGGCCGCGTCGATCTGCACACGGCCGTCGACACCGAGGGACGCAGCGCCGACCGCCGCGACGACTTCGACAACGTGTACGGCGACTGGGAGGCGCTCAGGGAGCGCCTGCCCGCCGCCTCCTCGATCGTGCGGGGCGACGTGCGGGAGGCCCTGAGGCAGGCCGAGAGCGACCCGGCGGGGCTGAGCGACACCCAGGCGCTCGTCCTCCTGGACCTCGCCGGAGACCAGAACGGGGTGGGCGCCGACGACGCCGCGCTGGACGAGCTCTGCCGGATCGCCGACGGCCTGCGCCGGGAGGCGGCCGGCGACGAGGTCACCTACGTGGTGAACCGGAACATCAACTTCACCAACGTCTGCTACACCGGCTGCCGCTTCTGCGCCTTCGCGCAGCGCCGTACCGACGCCGACGCCTACACCCTCTCGCTGGAGCAGGTCGCCGACCGCGCCTGGGAGGGGTGGCAGGCCGGGGCGACCGAGGTGTGCATGCAGGGCGGCATCCACCCCGACATGCCCGGTACCGCGTACTTCGACATCGCCAGGGCGGTCAAGGCCAGGGTGCCGGAGATGCACGTCCACGCGTTCTCGCCGATGGAGGTCATCAACGGCGCCAGCCGCACCAACCTGTCCATCGAGGACTGGCTGGTCGCCGCGAGGGAGGCGGGCGTCGACTCGCTCCCGGGCACCGCGGCGGAGATCCTCGACGACGACGTCCGCTGGGTGCTGACCAAGGGCAAGCTTCCCACCAGGGAATGGGTCGAGGTCATCTCCACCGCGCACCGGGTCGGCCTGCCGACGACCTCCACGATGATGTACGGCCACGTCGACAACCACGCGCACTGGGTGGCGCACATCCGGCTGATCCGCCGCATCCAGGAGGAGACCGGCGGGTTCTCCGAGTTCGTGCTGCTGCCGTTCGTGCACCACAGCGCGCCCATCTACCTGGCGGGGATCGCCCGTCCCGGGCCGACGGCGCGGGAGAACCGGGCCGTGCACGCGCTGGCGCGCGTCCTGCTGCACGGCGCGATCGCCAACATCCAGTGCTCGTGGGTGAAGCTCCAGGACGGGCTCTGCCGTGAGGTGCTGCTGGGCGGGGTCAACGACCTCGGCGGCACGCTGATGGAGGAGACGATCAGCAGGATGGCCGGTTCCGAGAACGGCTCCTTCAAGACGATCAGCGAGATCGAGGCGATGGTCGCGCCCACCGGGCGGCCGGTCCGGCAGCGCCTGACCGGTTACGGCGTGCCGGACGCCGAGCGGGTGGCCGCGGCCAGGGCGAGCGACGGCGTCTGCCGCAGCGTCCGTCCCAACGCCCTTCCGCTGCTCTCCCTGGAGCCGTCGGCGAAGTTATAA